ctgtcaaagtgcttcgtagcaacattgtttCCAGTGATACAGCTGCAGCGGGGCTGTTGATTCTTTTAGatctgtcagcagccttcgaCGTGGTTGACCACGAACCTCtagaccaccgccttgccaaCGTGGGGATTTGGGGCACAGTCCTTCAATGGCTGTGCTCGTTCCTCTCTGGTTGGGGACAGAgggtggtgctggggggggggttgttgtgctactccttggtgtgtggagtacCGCAGGGTGCAATTctctccccgatgctttttaacatctatatgtgCCCCCTTGCCCAACTTGTCCGGAATTTTGGTTTGGGCTGTCATCAGTATGCTAATTTTAAttcatttgaattaattttgggatgcattttaattgtttgtttgtttgtttttatgtatattgtgttttatatgatgttagccgctctgagcccagctccaGCAGGGgagagcaggatacaaataaaaattattattattattattattattattattattattattattattattattatgcaatgaCCCTTCTCCACAGAAGCAAATTAAATTGACCCAAATGCTATCTAAATAATTGAGAATAATTGTTGAGTTGTTTTAGGCTGACCTCTTCTGACAAGAAAAGGTACAATATTTGTAGATATTTCATAAAGCAGAATGTGAATAGTAGAATTTGTGAAAGGTATGATgtgccatggtttgtttgttaaGTGTACATATTCCCATCTCACAACAGCAGAAGTTTATCCACTACAATTTATTTCACCTATTTTTACTTTAGTTGTATGAAACCAGTATGGCCAACAGGTGACCATTCCAAGTGGATTCTAGCATTATTTTCCTTCAGTCCACAACTATACCTTTTCTCCCATTGCAGGCACATCATGTTCCCATCAACAGTGAACACCCTGTTTGGAAAAGACATTTTTTTGACCACCAAGGATAATGTCAAGGAGTTTGAGGAGCACTATCAGAACTTTGATGATGATTTTGAATATGCTACCCAACTTCCAAAATATTTTCTGAAGTAAGGGAGTAGTGTTTCTGTTTGACAATATAAATTTATCCAGAAATTCATGTTCTAGCTTAGACTGTTCTCAGATTCTTGTTGACTATGTCTACAATATTATGGGTGTAATCCATAGACGACTTACATGATGGCATGCTTTCTCTCCAACTGGCATACTCCTGTAGTCATTGGATCTAAGACTGCTTGCAGTAGCTAGTTGGGGAGCCAAACTAGTGTGTGCAAAGTTAACTTTTGATTTGCTAGGTTTACACTACATCAAAGAGGGGACCCTGCATTCTGTGAAGAGGTGTGAGCACAGAGTCAGCTTAGTGTGATGTTATGGAACGGGGCAGTGCATCCTGTTTTGCCGCCGGAGGGGAAACGTAAATGTGCCACCTTGCTGCCCCACCTCTGATTATGCTCCTCTCCCCCGCCATTGCTGAAGCCTGCCTTACCTGCATTGCACAGCGGCACTCACAAAGCACCAGCAGTTGTGCTGGCTTCTGGCGAGATCTCGCTGAAAGCTCACAAGATCTCATGTGCCATGTGAGATCTTTGCAGAAGCCATTGCTGCCATGGGTGCTGCTTCTCCAGAGCTGGCAAGACTCGCGGGGGCACTGCCTGGTGGGCTTCTGCCGCTCAAGGCgagcttgcctcatgggtgggttaGCCCTGCTATGGAACCTGCTTGAATGGGAGCAAAATTAGGCCAAGTGCTGTTTTGGCTATCTGGAAACAGATGcttaacatttttcaaaaaacaatTGTGGTCATTTAATCCTCATctcaatgaaaatagagataggTAGTAAGGGAAATCCTGGTTAGACTTAACAGCATCGTGAGTTGAGAAACTGCCTGAGCAGAGTGGAAGGATGTTCCAAAGATGGCTCTTTATTTGCTGGGAGTTAGCTGCGAGCCAGTCTGCAGTAGCTCACCGTGTATTTAGAAGCAATTTTGTATCCCTAAGAAATCCTTTAGATCCTGACCTGCAGCAAGCCCTTATTGGATCTTCCCTGTTCTTGTAAGGTGTTAGGTATttagtggtctgtgtttgcctgagcttgagtctggactaaggattctgagctcctgtgttctgattcaatacatgatgtccaatcacagaacatttcaggatttgggcctctgccattggcccttgaactctgagtcgtgattcaCAGCTTGGAATCACGTTGGGAGTGAGAGTGGTGCAGGCTTTCAGGAAaatatataagcagttgctttgcccctgtttccgaGTTATGTAGTtcagtaaaggttcttgctgttatcactacGTCTTGCCTCGTGGGtacccacctacacttcataaGGCTCTTCTGAGAAATTGTGCAGGGCTTCTCATAAAAGTGAAAGTACTTGTCCTGTGACCAGAGTTGGGATTAGAAGATAGCCTTCCCTGGTTCTGCTGGCAATTCTCCAGTAGTGACAAAAGGGGCAGTGGTACTaccattcctttttttttcttcaatgcACCCTGTTCATGAAGGCCAGCATGGCAGGTCCTTTCAATCTTACTGACGAGCATGAACTGGGAGCATCTTTCTTTCTGCTCCTATGGGGTGTAATGGCTCCATTAATTATTGTGGGGAAAGGAAAAACCCCAGTGGGaatgaaagaggggggggggagaggtgtatttatttttcctttacatatcataaaaacatttaagtggtttacaacaacagTATCTATAGACAATAAAACCACATAAAAGTTAAAATTGAGAGACTACCCTCTGAGTTTGTCCCCCTAGTGTTTTATTCATTATATTCACTGACAGGACATCACCACTCTTTCTTCTGGCAGCACATTCTGTTTATGCCAGCCAGTTAAGAGAAGAACCATTCTTCCCAGCCAGAATAAACAGAAAACAGCACCTTAACTTGGTGGCTTGAACTGTGAGCAGATTTGGTCGCtcaagggcttatccacacttaccttttgccctgttcTTTCCAGGCAtaggtccacactttaaagctccatgccTGAGTGTTGGAttttttgccccagagctttccccacaaaacctCACTGTTTAGTGCTTAATctgagcaaatgtcaatttgggttttccaccagttgccatttgctccaattgaacTTTGAAGAGCAGTTTTGCCTGGAAAAGCTCCAAAGCCAAAAATAAAATGGCGCTTGGACATGGGACTTAAAGCGTgggctgtgcctggaaagaacagAGCAAAGGTAAGTGTCGCTGAGCCCTTATTTTCTTTCAGGTGGTGGGCCCTGCCCTGTCACTCAGCAGCTCACTCTGGAGACTGCATTTCTCAAAAGCAGGGCAAGCATCTGCCACTGTGATCTGCTGAACTTCTGCAACTGAACATTACTTGAaagtttaaaaagtttttaaaattatggaaAAATTGTTTAGAATTATTTTCTGAGTACAGATTATCATATATATTTCAtaagcattttgttttcctttttgcttcCTAGAAAATGGTCCAAATCAAAGAAGTGGCTcctaaaaagttttgaaaaagttGTCTTGCATGCAGAGGAAACTAATCCTTCAGATGACTGTTCTAAGGTAAACTCTCCATAAGGCTTTTCATGTTAAtataattatttataaaatacTAAGCCAGGTGCTGCGCAAATCAATGAGATGTCAAACCTTTTGCTTCCTTTATTTTTGGCAGTTTTGTGAAAGCTGGGATTGAAGTGAAGAGACTGGGGAATGAGAGGATTTTTGAGAAATGTCACAGAGTGGGAGTGAGGCATTGCTTTGACCCTGTAGAGGGAGAGGGaccctgtggtcctccagttcAACAGAATCCCTCCTCATTGCCTAATAGgctataaggggggggggtagtcctATGTACCACCTGCCATCTATAACCTAAGGTGTCTTCCTAGGCTACAAGGTGGCAACAGGggtgccttttttaaaaactggctcTTCTGTGAGTTTATCTATAATGGCCTGTAAAAAATAAGTTGGGGAAGGctatacctctctctctctctctctctctctctctctctctctctctctctctgtgtgtgtgtgtgtgtgtgtaagactaAGCTTGAGCACAGTGGGATTTCCTATAGAAGAGATATGAGCGTGTGTTATTAGGAATTGTACCAATGTTTTAGGATTCCAGAAGTTTCACTTAAACAGCTATCTGATGTAGGAGCAACAGGTCCATCTGATGTTATCTTCCTTGCCTCTGCCCCACCAGTCCTAATGGGAAGCAGTCACCACAACTTGGGCATCAGACAAGCTGATAATTAGGCAACCTATAATTAGTAACTCCCCAAGTTactatagggacgcgggtggtgctgtgggttaaaccacagagccttggatTGGCTActgctgcagcaattgggtgTTTGGTTTCCGGCTTGTGTTTGCAAATGGGCAGACGCTTGTCGGCTTCTGCGACGCCAGTGATTCTCAGCTCTTTTCTTTAGGGTTACtgattttctgcccccccccccaaaaaagctcaagaaccttGGGCAACCCCCCCAAATCCCAACAACTCTGCAAATCCTTCCCAAAAGCAATCCCCCACGAAAGCGCAGCAACTGTaggcaatcctcccccccaaaagttcAGCAACTCTGGTAATATAGCCaccaccccccattttcttaaattatagccccccaaaatagggggcgtcttatacatggggcgttTTATACAGCAATAAAACATACAATGACAATAAACAAGGGTGTGTGGGGTGTACACATTTCTTCCCTACTGTCATCTTGAAGATGTAAAATGTACCTATTTTCATTTAACAAATCTTTAGAAGCATGGAATCATTAAAAATAACTCTTGTGCTTGGGCTTCTTTGTGGTCTGACCATCAGTGCCTATCTCTCCCACCTAGGTTGTAGTTAAGGATGAGAGAATAGGTCAATTTCTGAATCAGTTCTGAATCACTTCTGTTCAGAATCATTttgcttaaagaaagaaaaaagtcctcatggaaaATGGCCAAGCTTTTAGTGCACATTTGTCCAAATACATACACATTTGCATGCGATTTTGCCCAGtctaaacatttccccccaagtgatccgtaataataatagtcaatgcattttaatacaataatattttatatgttattttcactaatataagcaGTTTTATGCACCCCTtcccttaatatacacatttatgtacacattatttggctggggaactgcatcaCACAATTCAGAGAATTTTTACAAAATTTGAAGgttagctgtgttttggtttggctATTGTTTCTTAAAGTGTGAATCAGGCAGGGCTCACATTAAAATCCAAATGAAATTGAATTTGTCCTCCATTCTTACCTACAGTAGTGATAAGCAGAGCACGGGGAAATACCTGCTAGCATGAGGCAACAGATTTGACACTTTTGTATCTTTCCCCATCTATACCTGAAGGAAGTGTGGTCACTTGGGCATTCTAGAAAATGGTGTAAGGAAGAAAGCCTGTGTATGTGCAGAGCCTCACACTactgcaagaggaggcagggccACCTCTTCCATAGTAAAACTTGCAGTGTATGGGGAAAGAGCCACACACACATGTTCCTCCTCATCCCATGCCCCATGAAATTTCTCTCACCTTCCCAGCGAAAGAGGCATTAAAATAGCCTCTTTCACAAGGAGGAAAGATTGTCATTAAAATTACATAtaaattggttagagcatggtgctgataacaccccggttgcaggttcgatccctgtatgggacagctgcatattcctgcattgcagggagttggactagatgatcctcagggtcccttccaactctatgattctacaattctacaaaatttaaaataaaaagcacacaataGCCAGTGGCTGTTGTAAGTCAGCTTGTTATAAAAATAGCCTGGGTTCAAAGTAAAACATAGCTGCTCTGTGAGAATGACTTGTGTATGCTATTTTATTTGGTCTGTCtgtgttcttttgtttttaacagacaCTATGGCAACATGTCCTAGACACTTTGCAAGGAAAGACCTTCAGTGCTAATTATGGCCTCTTACTTCTTTGGGCATCTCAAGCTAATGCAATTCCTGTAAGTATGAGACAGGAAGTATGCTTCCTTCAGTGAGTAAAGTGAATCAAGGAGCCAGCCAAAGAGGAGCTCTGGGACTAGAAGCAAAGTTTAAATATGTAATCCAACCACAGTTATGCAATTTTATGATTGTCTGTTGTTAAGAAGAGATATTATATTTCATATTTAAGGAAAAAAACAGCAAGTAGCGAAGATGAggcatgtcatagaatcatagaattatagagttggaaggtaccccaagggccatctagcccaaccctttgCAGTTCAGGattctaaagcatccatggcagatggccatccatctctgcataaaaacctgcaaggaagcagagtccaccacctccctaAGGAGACTGTTCAGAGGGGATGTGAGATCAGGGAGTCTACTCTAGCAATTAGAACTTTGTGGtctttaaccccttcatgtacaTATGAGCATTGTTTGCAGATCTCCCACAGATTTTAGGTCCCATACATTCTGGTTTCAGATATTGAAGCAAAAACAGTCGAGTCTAATAAAATTACATTTGGCTAGATCACGTACATACTGCTTAATCATTAGGGAGAGAATGAGAGGAGCCCTGCCTGACTAGGCCTGTCTAGTCCCATAGTGTACCATGAGGTGCTCCTGAAAGCCCACTAAAAGGACATGAGGGTCatagcagctgatattcagagactGGGTACCTCTGAATATACCAAGTTAGCCACCAAGACTAGGAGCCATTGATAAAACCATTCcatgtgaatttgtccaatcccacTTTGAAGACACCTGAGGTAGTGGCTGTCAGCACTCACAGTGACAACAAATTCTATGGGTTAATAAGTAATTTCCTCAGGTCATAATATGGCCATTTCCTCTGGTCTTTCTTTAGGTTTCATTCTGGACACTTGCATTTATTCTGTCTCAACCTTCTGTTTACAAAAAAGTCATGGATGAACTAGAACCTGTTTATAGAAAATCAGGTAAATATGCCTAAATGCCTTACTATGACATCAGAACTGTTTGTAACAGTTTCAGATATCTGCATCTACGTGATGTATACCGTAGGCTTTGATATGAAGGATTTCACCTAATTAATTTAGACATAGCAGTAAGCAGTTAATTGGTACTGGATGCAATTTGAGGATCACAAAATGCTTATTGTTTTAGTGTTGAGACATATGCCCCAGGTACATCTTAATATTGAAGTAGACATTTGTATAACTACATTTACGTTCCAAATGGGATTAATCTACGCACATATCTTAGTTTTTTTAGAAAATCACATGGGAATTGGCCAGAAGAATACGCTTGTGAAGAAATGTCAGATCCTGCCTATTATTAAACATGTCTATTGGAAAACCTTGTGTGTGAACCTGTCACCAAAGTATCCCTTTAAACACACATTGAGAGGAGGGGGAACTTTTGGTAGAGATGAACCAGGCCCTGTCCTTGAATGGGTCTGAATAGTTTGTGTGTAACCCAAGAATGTAGGTCCAGACCTGACTAAAGCAAAGCTTtcttttattgcaagaaaagagagagaaacaaaattaTTTGGGTGCATGGCAGCATTAATTATGAATATTGTAATCTATTCATAACTCTAAACTAAGACATAAAAGGTCCCTACTGCTACAAGAAGTAACAGGTGCCAGAAATTATATCTTCTAGACTGAAGAGTGTAGGGAGTGGTATACAGTAGCACCTGTGAAGAATAaccatattttttcgtgtataagacgccccctatttggggggactccaaattaagaaaacacccctcagcactacccgtttataagacgagccccaattttaaaccttattttttggttaaaaaaaacaaaaacaaaccctagtcttatacacggaaaaatacagtataacaCTACAGGCCAATGATCTTGAACAATGGATTTTCCTGCCAAGCATGAGGGAAGCTGCCAAGGAGATAAGATAAAAACTCTTGTCGTGAACTCATTGTATTTTTGGGAActaacaaattttatttattcaaattgaAATGCCTGAATCCTTGTCATGTCAAATGAGTGAAACCTacagtgggttaaaaaaaaaaggggagaAGGGTGTCTGTTATGGTTGCCAAATTCCCTGCTCCAAATGAACTACCGGTAAGTGCTGGTCTGCCAAAGGCATCCACCTAATACTGCCTTGCACTTTCTAAGCAAGCAAAAAAGGCCCAACTCTCTACTGCAGTTTACAACCCACTTGTTGAGTAAGATTATAGGGCTTTTGCTAGACGTTTGATATGGTAGGGGTGCCACAGAGGAGGGTGAATCAATATTGTTTCAACTGTTTTAACTTCTCCTCCAAAATTTGATGGTAGTAATACCATCTTTCTCTCATTATACTTAACTGAGTTCCCCTGCTCTCATTACCCACACTTGCATGGCTGTGAATTCACATAAATATATGGGAAAGCTTGTAGTGTTTCAGTAACCAGAATAATGTACAGTATATGACTTTTGCAGGTAAAGAAAACATCCAGTTATCTGAAGATGACCTTAAAAAGTTCCCATTTATCAAGTGGTGTATTTTGGAAACAATACGATTAAGGGCACCAGGTGCTATCATCAAGAAAGTGATCGCTCCAATGACAATTCAAGTAAGGTTTTGTTAATGACGGTAATAGTCTACCACAGCTCTTCATTCAATAATCCTTAAAATGAATATGTTGTTGAATGTATGAAACGTACAGATACACATAGAAATTCCTGTCAAATCACCTATTTAGCACAAATGACACCTCTTCCAGCCTGTTTCAGTGTCTTGAAGATAACGAGGGATGCTGAAATTTATGTGAGATTCTACTCCAATGAAGGCACCATAAATAAAAGCTAGCAAATACAGTACATCTTCGTGTTTAGGGTCTGGCTAACAATCAATTATTACCTAAGTGCATCACTTTATTAGTGACCTCATATAGACAGGATTATCTGCTGTGTTCTTGTGAAATAAATGTTTATAAATGACTGGCTTTGTTGAAACAGAGTTTGAAGTTGTGCattaggcagccctgtttagagaagtttttaatgtttaatgttttatttgtttaatgttttattgtatttttaatattttgttgtaagccgcctagagtagctggggaaacccagccagatgggtggagtatgtatgtatgtatgtatgtatgaatgaatgaatgaatgaatgaatgaataaataaataaattattattattattgttattgttattaagagCATGTTCTTCTGCTTTTAGAATTTTGTTATCCCTCCTGGTGACCTGCTGGCCTTGTCTCCATATTGGATTCATAGAAACCCCAAATATTTTCCTGAGCCCAATACTTTTAAACCAGTAAGTTATTACATGGGAgccatttgtttttctcttttctcaCTAGCTGATGTGGAGTAtagtatttatttgttgtttgttgttgcatttttatcccacctttgcCTCTAAAAAACTTAAGCAACCCTGTGAGCAAGATTAGGCTGAGTGGCTGTGTGTGGTGACACGGCCCCTTTAAGACTGGTTTATGGGTTAGGGGCTTCCGATCCcacctgccttaatggaggcagcccccatgACAGTGGGGGATCATTGGCGAACAAAAAACAAGGATGATAGAGGGTAAATCATCCTTGCAAATTACCCCCAGGGACAGGGGGAATGGACTTCACTTGCAGTTCATCTCAGTACCTGGCTCTCACTCAACCATGGaatgtgggaggcagggaggagcagAGTGCAAAAGTACTTCTGGCAAAAACTTCTCCTACACTGCctttaagaagcagaggttctcggTTTCTGGCCATGCCCATGATTCATGGTGCTAGCTCTCCTCTGCCCTCTGGGGCAGAGGGGAGGTTCAAGCAGGGGAAAGCCAGGATTTATGAGGTAAAATTCCTGGCAATgctccttg
Above is a window of Lacerta agilis isolate rLacAgi1 chromosome 3, rLacAgi1.pri, whole genome shotgun sequence DNA encoding:
- the LOC117044788 gene encoding 24-hydroxycholesterol 7-alpha-hydroxylase isoform X2, with amino-acid sequence MEIILALLFTVVLGFVVKLIFFPFRNSNEPPCIHGCIPWFGAAFQFGKAPLEFIRQAQLKYGPVFTVYMLGKRYTFVTDGEGFQAFCTSKDVDFEQAVQQSVQRTASIPEEIFYKNRSRIYIMVKGRLGTSNLRHMPGSLCQELQKHMEDLGHEGTEELRDLVRHIMFPSTVNTLFGKDIFLTTKDNVKEFEEHYQNFDDDFEYATQLPKYFLKKWSKSKKWLLKSFEKVVLHAEETNPSDDCSKTLWQHVLDTLQGKTFSANYGLLLLWASQANAIPVSFWTLAFILSQPSVYKKVMDELEPVYRKSGKENIQLSEDDLKKFPFIKWCILETIRLRAPGAIIKKVIAPMTIQNFVIPPGDLLALSPYWIHRNPKYFPEPNTFKPDRWKEANLEKNVSLEGFVAFGGGAHQCPGRAFSTWWGHSSLRDHAEFSIS
- the LOC117044788 gene encoding 24-hydroxycholesterol 7-alpha-hydroxylase isoform X3, which translates into the protein MEIILALLFTVVLGFVVKLIFFPFRNSNEPPCIHGCIPWFGAAFQFGKAPLEFIRQAQLKYGPVFTVYMLGKRYTFVTDGEGFQAFCTSKDVDFEQAVQQSVQRTASIPEEIFYKNRSRIYIMVKGRLGTSNLRHMPGSLCQELQKHMEDLGHEGTEELRDLVRHIMFPSTVNTLFGKDIFLTTKDNVKEFEEHYQNFDDDFEYATQLPKYFLKKWSKSKKWLLKSFEKVVLHAEETNPSDDCSKTLWQHVLDTLQGKTFSANYGLLLLWASQANAIPVSFWTLAFILSQPSVYKKVMDELEPVYRKSGKENIQLSEDDLKKFPFIKWCILETIRLRAPGAIIKKVIAPMTIQNFVIPPGDLLALSPYWIHRNPKYFPEPNTFKPSLLHLVGTQQPEGPCRIQYKLRT